In Rattus norvegicus strain BN/NHsdMcwi chromosome 3, GRCr8, whole genome shotgun sequence, a genomic segment contains:
- the Gtf3c5 gene encoding general transcription factor 3C polypeptide 5 isoform X1, whose protein sequence is MEAVESDADPKAAIPVDLRRERRLVCVEYPGVVQNEDKMLQTLGGEEGVSRIYTDPTKRLELYFRPKDPYCHPVCANRFSTSSLLLRVRKRTRRRRGVPGDEAHPHVTFDLEILGTISTIYKFQGMSDFQYLAVHTETDGTHVSMYDRVLMRKPEKEEFFHQELPLYIPPPIFSRLDTPVDYFYRPETQHREGYHNPSISGENLIGLSRARRPHNAIFVNFEDTEVPEQPLEAAVQTWKKACTNPIDQKVEEELRKLFDIRPIWSRNAVKSNVSVHPDKLKILLPYMAYYMITGPWRSLWIRFGYDPRKHPDAKIYQVLDFRIRCGMKYGYGSRDMPVKAKRSTYNYSLPITVKKTPSQPVTMHDLKQGLGPSGSDGPRKLTYNKYKLKDSVYIFREGALPPYRQMFYQLCDLNVEELQKIVHRNDGTESVCTEKDGWCLPKTTDHLRDTMSLMILQTIRSERPGKADHGKEQLMFESGEEEEEEEEEEEFKPSDGSENEMETEILDYV, encoded by the exons ATGGAGGCGGTGGAGTCGGATGCGGACCCGAAGGCCGCCATCCCTGTGGACCTGCGGCGAGAACGGCGACTGGTGTGCGTGGAGTACCCGGGCGTGGTGCAAAACGAAGATAAGATGCTACAGACTCTGGGCGGCGAGGAAGGCGTCTCTCGA ATCTACACTGACCCCACCAAGAGGCTGGAGCTCTACTTCCGGCCCAAGGACCCATACTGCCATCCAGTGTGTGCTAACCGCTTCAGTACCAGTAGCCTGCTGCTCCGAGTCCGGAAAAGAACAAGGCGTCGCAGAGGTGTCCCGGGAGACGAGGCCCACCCCCACGTCACGTTCGATCTGGAAATCCTTGGCACCATCTCCACAATTTACAAATTCCAGG GAATGTCTGACTTCCAGTACTTGGCAGTGCACACAGAGACTGACGGCACGCACGTGTCCATGTACGACAGAGTGCTCATGCGCAAGCCTGAGAAGGAGGAGTTCTTCCATCAGGAGCTGCCACTCTACATCCCCCCGCCCATCTTCTCCAGGCTGGACACCCCCGTGGACTATTTCTATCGCCCTGAGACACAGCACCG AGAAGGCTATCACAATCCCTCCATCTCAGGAGAGAACCTGATTGGACTGAGTAGAGCCCGGCGCCCTCACAATGCCATCTTTGTCAACTTTGAGGACACTGAAGTCCCTGAACAGCCGTTGGAGGCTGCAGTGCAGACGTGGAAGAAAGCCTGCACCAACCCCATCGAtcagaaggtggaggaggagctgaggaag CTCTTTGACATCCGTCCCATCTGGTCACGAAATGCTGTCAAGTCTAACGTCAGTGTCCATCCTGACAAGCTTAAGATCTTGCTTCCCTATATGGCTTATTACATG ATAACAGGCCCATGGAGAAGCTTGTGGATTCGATTTGGCTATGACCCTCGTAAGCACCCAGATGCCAAGATTTATCAAGTCCTTGACTTTCGAATCCGTTGTGGAATGAAATATG GATATGGCTCCAGGGACATGCCCGTCAAAGCGAAGCGCAGCACATACAACTACAGCCTCCCCATCACCGTCAAGAAGACAC CCAGCCAACCTGTCACCATGCATGACCTGAAGCAGGGTCTGGGCCCATCAGGAAGCGATGGCCCACGGAAACTGACCTACAATAAGTACAAGCTCAAG gATTCGGTCTACATCTTCCGGGAAGGGGCTCTGCCACCCTATCGACAGATGTTCTACCAGCTGTGTGATTTGAATGTGGAAGA GTTACAGAAAATTGTTCACCGCAATGATGGGACAGAGAGTGTATGCACAGAGAAAGATGGGTGGTGCCTCCCCAAGACCACAGACCACCTGAGAGACACTATGTCACTCATGATTCTACAGACCATCCGCTCTGAGAGGCCTG GTAAGGCTGATCATGGGAAAGAGCAGCTGATGTTTGAatctggagaggaggaggaggaggaggaagaagaggaggagttcAAGCCCTCAGATGGGAGTGAGAATGAGATGGAAACAGAGATTCTGGATTACGTGTGA
- the Gtf3c5 gene encoding general transcription factor 3C polypeptide 5: MEAVESDADPKAAIPVDLRRERRLVCVEYPGVVQNEDKMLQTLGGEEGVSRIYTDPTKRLELYFRPKDPYCHPVCANRFSTSSLLLRVRKRTRRRRGVPGDEAHPHVTFDLEILGTISTIYKFQGMSDFQYLAVHTETDGTHVSMYDRVLMRKPEKEEFFHQELPLYIPPPIFSRLDTPVDYFYRPETQHREGYHNPSISGENLIGLSRARRPHNAIFVNFEDTEVPEQPLEAAVQTWKKACTNPIDQKVEEELRKLFDIRPIWSRNAVKSNVSVHPDKLKILLPYMAYYMITGPWRSLWIRFGYDPRKHPDAKIYQVLDFRIRCGMKYGYGSRDMPVKAKRSTYNYSLPITVKKTPSQPVTMHDLKQGLGPSGSDGPRKLTYNKYKLKDSVYIFREGALPPYRQMFYQLCDLNVEELQKIVHRNDGTESVCTEKDGWCLPKTTDHLRDTMSLMILQTIRSERPALFSNTGKADHGKEQLMFESGEEEEEEEEEEEFKPSDGSENEMETEILDYV, from the exons ATGGAGGCGGTGGAGTCGGATGCGGACCCGAAGGCCGCCATCCCTGTGGACCTGCGGCGAGAACGGCGACTGGTGTGCGTGGAGTACCCGGGCGTGGTGCAAAACGAAGATAAGATGCTACAGACTCTGGGCGGCGAGGAAGGCGTCTCTCGA ATCTACACTGACCCCACCAAGAGGCTGGAGCTCTACTTCCGGCCCAAGGACCCATACTGCCATCCAGTGTGTGCTAACCGCTTCAGTACCAGTAGCCTGCTGCTCCGAGTCCGGAAAAGAACAAGGCGTCGCAGAGGTGTCCCGGGAGACGAGGCCCACCCCCACGTCACGTTCGATCTGGAAATCCTTGGCACCATCTCCACAATTTACAAATTCCAGG GAATGTCTGACTTCCAGTACTTGGCAGTGCACACAGAGACTGACGGCACGCACGTGTCCATGTACGACAGAGTGCTCATGCGCAAGCCTGAGAAGGAGGAGTTCTTCCATCAGGAGCTGCCACTCTACATCCCCCCGCCCATCTTCTCCAGGCTGGACACCCCCGTGGACTATTTCTATCGCCCTGAGACACAGCACCG AGAAGGCTATCACAATCCCTCCATCTCAGGAGAGAACCTGATTGGACTGAGTAGAGCCCGGCGCCCTCACAATGCCATCTTTGTCAACTTTGAGGACACTGAAGTCCCTGAACAGCCGTTGGAGGCTGCAGTGCAGACGTGGAAGAAAGCCTGCACCAACCCCATCGAtcagaaggtggaggaggagctgaggaag CTCTTTGACATCCGTCCCATCTGGTCACGAAATGCTGTCAAGTCTAACGTCAGTGTCCATCCTGACAAGCTTAAGATCTTGCTTCCCTATATGGCTTATTACATG ATAACAGGCCCATGGAGAAGCTTGTGGATTCGATTTGGCTATGACCCTCGTAAGCACCCAGATGCCAAGATTTATCAAGTCCTTGACTTTCGAATCCGTTGTGGAATGAAATATG GATATGGCTCCAGGGACATGCCCGTCAAAGCGAAGCGCAGCACATACAACTACAGCCTCCCCATCACCGTCAAGAAGACAC CCAGCCAACCTGTCACCATGCATGACCTGAAGCAGGGTCTGGGCCCATCAGGAAGCGATGGCCCACGGAAACTGACCTACAATAAGTACAAGCTCAAG gATTCGGTCTACATCTTCCGGGAAGGGGCTCTGCCACCCTATCGACAGATGTTCTACCAGCTGTGTGATTTGAATGTGGAAGA GTTACAGAAAATTGTTCACCGCAATGATGGGACAGAGAGTGTATGCACAGAGAAAGATGGGTGGTGCCTCCCCAAGACCACAGACCACCTGAGAGACACTATGTCACTCATGATTCTACAGACCATCCGCTCTGAGAGGCCTG CTCTGTTCTCCAACACAGGTAAGGCTGATCATGGGAAAGAGCAGCTGATGTTTGAatctggagaggaggaggaggaggaggaagaagaggaggagttcAAGCCCTCAGATGGGAGTGAGAATGAGATGGAAACAGAGATTCTGGATTACGTGTGA
- the Gtf3c5 gene encoding general transcription factor 3C polypeptide 5 isoform X2, whose translation MSDFQYLAVHTETDGTHVSMYDRVLMRKPEKEEFFHQELPLYIPPPIFSRLDTPVDYFYRPETQHREGYHNPSISGENLIGLSRARRPHNAIFVNFEDTEVPEQPLEAAVQTWKKACTNPIDQKVEEELRKLFDIRPIWSRNAVKSNVSVHPDKLKILLPYMAYYMITGPWRSLWIRFGYDPRKHPDAKIYQVLDFRIRCGMKYGYGSRDMPVKAKRSTYNYSLPITVKKTPSQPVTMHDLKQGLGPSGSDGPRKLTYNKYKLKDSVYIFREGALPPYRQMFYQLCDLNVEELQKIVHRNDGTESVCTEKDGWCLPKTTDHLRDTMSLMILQTIRSERPALFSNTGKADHGKEQLMFESGEEEEEEEEEEEFKPSDGSENEMETEILDYV comes from the exons ATGTCTGACTTCCAGTACTTGGCAGTGCACACAGAGACTGACGGCACGCACGTGTCCATGTACGACAGAGTGCTCATGCGCAAGCCTGAGAAGGAGGAGTTCTTCCATCAGGAGCTGCCACTCTACATCCCCCCGCCCATCTTCTCCAGGCTGGACACCCCCGTGGACTATTTCTATCGCCCTGAGACACAGCACCG AGAAGGCTATCACAATCCCTCCATCTCAGGAGAGAACCTGATTGGACTGAGTAGAGCCCGGCGCCCTCACAATGCCATCTTTGTCAACTTTGAGGACACTGAAGTCCCTGAACAGCCGTTGGAGGCTGCAGTGCAGACGTGGAAGAAAGCCTGCACCAACCCCATCGAtcagaaggtggaggaggagctgaggaag CTCTTTGACATCCGTCCCATCTGGTCACGAAATGCTGTCAAGTCTAACGTCAGTGTCCATCCTGACAAGCTTAAGATCTTGCTTCCCTATATGGCTTATTACATG ATAACAGGCCCATGGAGAAGCTTGTGGATTCGATTTGGCTATGACCCTCGTAAGCACCCAGATGCCAAGATTTATCAAGTCCTTGACTTTCGAATCCGTTGTGGAATGAAATATG GATATGGCTCCAGGGACATGCCCGTCAAAGCGAAGCGCAGCACATACAACTACAGCCTCCCCATCACCGTCAAGAAGACAC CCAGCCAACCTGTCACCATGCATGACCTGAAGCAGGGTCTGGGCCCATCAGGAAGCGATGGCCCACGGAAACTGACCTACAATAAGTACAAGCTCAAG gATTCGGTCTACATCTTCCGGGAAGGGGCTCTGCCACCCTATCGACAGATGTTCTACCAGCTGTGTGATTTGAATGTGGAAGA GTTACAGAAAATTGTTCACCGCAATGATGGGACAGAGAGTGTATGCACAGAGAAAGATGGGTGGTGCCTCCCCAAGACCACAGACCACCTGAGAGACACTATGTCACTCATGATTCTACAGACCATCCGCTCTGAGAGGCCTG CTCTGTTCTCCAACACAGGTAAGGCTGATCATGGGAAAGAGCAGCTGATGTTTGAatctggagaggaggaggaggaggaggaagaagaggaggagttcAAGCCCTCAGATGGGAGTGAGAATGAGATGGAAACAGAGATTCTGGATTACGTGTGA